From a region of the Kaistia sp. 32K genome:
- a CDS encoding ABC transporter ATP-binding protein: protein MNPPLLELKNLTVSAGRNEKARVILNDVSLTLAPREIVGVVGASGAGKTVLSKAVVNWLEPPLALSSGAVLFEGKDIYDLHESEMLTLRRRVAYVGANPMGALDPTLPVGTQIVEKLRAVVPGTSREEAKRRAIELLEAVRIPSARSRFLDYPSQFSGGMMQRALIVDALVTNPALLVADNVTQPLDVTVAAQVIRLMKELTESFDTAVLFVTSSLPVAREACGRILVMDEGRIVEEQETERLIAAPASAYTRELVAQTPKIWIEKTELPRLNEKRDVVLSLRDASQIYKVKKKTGLGGFNQVRAVRDVTFDIRRGDSFAIVGESGCGKSTLMRLLSRLELPSSGQILCGDQDIATLSGKSLLSFRKKLQMVLQDPFGSLPPRTSIGKMLEGPLRTHGWKDSAEIRRRVLKVMGEVGLPEQLYEELPLGLSAGQRQRVNVARALVLEPEILIMDETLSALDQTEQFKLLDLFQKLQKEYDLTYIFISHDLAMVRKVCNRVAVMYLGEVFELADNERLFFDPGHPYTMALLSAMPTLETRRYWPEDCLLEGEPPSPINIPAGCSFKSRCPRAIEECGSVHPILTVRGSQDFAACHLVEAPTSHPKDVARNIAPV, encoded by the coding sequence ATGAACCCGCCGCTTCTCGAACTGAAGAATCTCACCGTATCGGCCGGCCGAAATGAAAAGGCGCGGGTCATCCTGAATGACGTGTCCCTGACGCTGGCTCCGCGGGAAATCGTCGGGGTGGTGGGAGCGAGCGGCGCCGGCAAGACGGTGCTGTCCAAGGCGGTCGTCAACTGGCTGGAACCGCCGCTCGCCCTCAGCTCGGGCGCCGTGCTCTTCGAGGGCAAGGACATCTACGATCTCCATGAGAGCGAGATGCTTACGCTCCGCCGCCGCGTCGCCTATGTCGGCGCGAACCCGATGGGCGCGCTCGATCCGACCCTGCCTGTCGGCACCCAAATCGTCGAGAAGCTGCGCGCCGTCGTTCCGGGCACGTCGCGGGAGGAGGCAAAACGGCGCGCCATCGAACTGCTGGAAGCCGTGCGCATCCCGTCGGCGCGCAGCCGGTTCCTCGATTACCCCTCGCAGTTCTCGGGCGGCATGATGCAGCGCGCCCTGATCGTCGACGCGCTCGTCACCAATCCCGCGCTTCTCGTCGCTGACAACGTTACCCAGCCGCTCGACGTGACGGTGGCCGCGCAGGTCATCCGCCTGATGAAGGAGCTGACCGAGAGCTTCGACACCGCCGTCCTTTTCGTGACCTCGTCACTTCCCGTCGCGCGGGAGGCCTGTGGGCGGATCCTCGTGATGGATGAGGGACGTATCGTCGAGGAGCAGGAGACGGAGCGCCTCATCGCCGCGCCGGCCTCTGCCTACACGCGGGAGCTGGTTGCCCAGACCCCGAAGATCTGGATCGAGAAGACCGAACTGCCGCGCCTCAACGAGAAACGCGACGTGGTCCTGAGCCTGCGCGACGCCTCGCAGATCTACAAGGTCAAGAAGAAGACCGGGCTCGGCGGCTTCAACCAGGTGCGCGCCGTCCGCGACGTCACCTTCGATATAAGGCGCGGCGACAGTTTCGCGATCGTCGGCGAGTCCGGTTGCGGCAAGTCGACCCTGATGCGGCTTCTCAGCCGGCTCGAATTGCCGAGCTCCGGCCAGATCCTGTGCGGGGACCAGGATATCGCGACCCTTTCCGGCAAGTCGCTTCTGTCGTTCCGCAAGAAGCTGCAGATGGTGCTGCAGGATCCGTTCGGCTCGCTCCCGCCCCGCACGTCGATCGGTAAGATGCTGGAAGGGCCGCTGCGCACCCATGGCTGGAAAGACAGCGCCGAGATCCGCCGGCGCGTGCTGAAGGTCATGGGCGAGGTCGGGCTGCCGGAGCAGCTCTACGAGGAGCTGCCGCTGGGCCTCAGTGCCGGTCAGCGCCAGCGCGTCAACGTGGCGCGCGCGCTGGTTCTGGAGCCGGAAATCCTCATCATGGACGAGACGCTTTCGGCGCTCGACCAGACGGAGCAGTTCAAGCTGCTCGATCTCTTCCAGAAGCTGCAGAAGGAATACGACCTCACCTACATCTTCATCTCGCACGACCTCGCCATGGTTCGAAAGGTCTGCAACCGGGTTGCGGTAATGTATCTGGGCGAGGTCTTCGAACTGGCCGACAATGAACGGCTGTTCTTCGATCCCGGCCACCCCTACACGATGGCGCTGCTCAGTGCGATGCCGACACTCGAGACGCGGCGCTACTGGCCGGAAGATTGCCTGCTGGAAGGCGAGCCACCGAGCCCGATCAACATCCCCGCAGGGTGCAGCTTCAAGTCGCGCTGTCCGCGCGCCATCGAGGAATGCGGCAGCGTGCACCCGATCCTGACCGTTCGCGGCAGCCAGGACTTCGCCGCCTGCCATCTCGTTGAAGCACCAACGAGCCATCCAAAAGACGTTGCCAGAAATATAGCACCTGTCTGA
- a CDS encoding DeoR/GlpR family DNA-binding transcription regulator translates to MSFTEHRLNIILEELKQKQRVYVNELVTQLGVSQESIRRDLRELELRGYARRLYGGAVINQQESDQPFADRLRVGAREKARIGEAAAALVQDGMKVFIDTGTTTLACLKHLEARKDITVVSNSLAIAAHFFNFPQAGVRVLGGRMRPEYQATYGHETVAAMKEHFFDLAIIAICAVHIERGFMDFGEDEAVLRRIAQAQSKRSVIVADSSKFGRLGSIHTLGLDEVDAVVTSGVIAKEFSDQFNQSNVEIIHA, encoded by the coding sequence ATGAGTTTTACGGAACATCGTCTCAATATTATTCTGGAAGAGCTGAAGCAGAAGCAGCGCGTCTACGTGAACGAGCTCGTGACGCAGCTTGGCGTCAGCCAGGAATCGATAAGACGTGACCTCAGGGAGTTGGAGCTTCGGGGGTACGCCCGACGTCTCTATGGCGGGGCGGTGATCAACCAGCAGGAGAGCGATCAGCCATTCGCCGATCGTCTGCGCGTCGGCGCCAGGGAGAAGGCCAGGATTGGCGAGGCGGCCGCCGCGCTCGTGCAAGACGGCATGAAGGTGTTCATCGACACCGGCACGACGACGCTCGCATGCCTGAAGCATCTGGAGGCCCGCAAGGACATTACCGTCGTGAGCAATTCGCTCGCGATCGCCGCGCATTTCTTCAACTTTCCGCAGGCGGGGGTTCGCGTTCTGGGCGGACGGATGCGACCCGAATATCAGGCGACCTACGGTCACGAGACCGTCGCGGCGATGAAGGAGCACTTCTTCGATCTCGCGATCATCGCCATCTGCGCCGTCCATATCGAGCGCGGCTTCATGGATTTCGGCGAGGACGAAGCCGTCCTTCGTCGCATCGCCCAGGCACAATCGAAACGATCCGTCATCGTCGCCGACAGCTCAAAATTCGGCCGGCTGGGCTCGATCCATACCCTCGGGCTCGACGAGGTCGACGCCGTCGTGACGAGCGGCGTGATCGCCAAGGAATTCTCGGACCAATTCAACCAATCGAACGTGGAAATCATCCATGCCTGA
- a CDS encoding ABC transporter permease: protein MTLTSTADIPIVKQTASKSISRRILDRAASTPGFRIGLAIFVILVIAAALYPDLSGIDPTKMDVRARLLPPLFLGDKWSWAHPLGTDQIGRDMLVRSLVGLRYSFLIGVASVFVTLAIGCALGTVAGYFGGRTDMLIMRLTDAQLSIPMIILAIAVLGVSRPTIPAIILVLGLSNWPVYARIMRSIMMTERQREYVRAAKLGGSTDLRVILTLLVPLLLPPVVFTSVLDVARMMIFESTLGFLGLGVQPPTPTFGNIIADGRKYLLNAWWIATMPGVFLGLTLTSINLVGASLERARNTIHGGSEG, encoded by the coding sequence ATGACCCTCACCTCGACCGCAGATATTCCGATCGTCAAGCAGACTGCCTCCAAATCCATCTCCCGGCGAATTCTCGATCGCGCAGCATCGACACCCGGCTTCCGCATCGGACTTGCCATATTCGTGATCCTGGTCATCGCCGCCGCGCTCTATCCGGACCTGAGCGGCATTGATCCCACCAAGATGGATGTTCGCGCGAGACTTCTCCCGCCTCTCTTCCTGGGGGACAAATGGAGCTGGGCGCATCCGCTCGGCACCGACCAGATCGGCCGGGATATGCTCGTGCGCTCGCTGGTCGGCCTGCGCTATTCCTTCCTGATCGGCGTGGCGTCCGTTTTCGTGACGCTAGCCATCGGCTGCGCGCTCGGCACGGTCGCCGGCTATTTCGGCGGCCGGACGGATATGCTGATCATGCGCCTGACCGACGCCCAGCTGTCCATTCCCATGATCATCTTGGCGATCGCCGTGCTCGGGGTGTCGCGCCCGACCATTCCCGCCATCATCCTCGTCCTCGGTCTGTCGAACTGGCCGGTCTATGCCCGCATCATGCGCAGCATCATGATGACCGAGCGCCAGCGCGAATATGTGCGGGCAGCCAAGCTTGGTGGATCGACGGATCTGCGGGTCATCCTGACGCTCCTCGTGCCGCTTCTGCTTCCTCCGGTCGTATTCACCTCGGTGCTGGACGTCGCGCGCATGATGATCTTCGAGTCGACGCTCGGCTTCCTCGGGCTCGGCGTGCAACCGCCGACGCCGACCTTCGGAAACATCATCGCCGATGGCCGAAAGTACCTGCTGAATGCCTGGTGGATCGCCACCATGCCCGGCGTCTTCCTCGGACTTACGCTCACCAGCATCAATCTCGTCGGCGCATCGCTGGAGCGGGCGCGCAACACGATCCACGGAGGTTCCGAGGGATGA
- the eutC gene encoding ethanolamine ammonia-lyase subunit EutC, with protein MAAEAPAAGERGLDLKAMTDARVALGRFGAGLPTKAQLAFLLDHARAREAVWTAADRQGLGARVQALGFDVVEVESLAEARSVYIRRPDLGRRLSERSQQALRAAKAQHGAADVVIVVGDGLSSSAVEINAVPLIEALSGLFRQKGLSLAPVVLASQARVALGDPVGEALAARVSVTLIGERPGLSAADSLGAYITYGPKSGTPDSRRNCVSNIRDGGMAIPLAADAIAALVRNMLATGISGVGLKDAASRLASF; from the coding sequence ATGGCTGCCGAGGCGCCGGCCGCGGGCGAGCGCGGCCTCGATCTGAAGGCGATGACGGATGCGCGGGTGGCGCTCGGGCGTTTCGGCGCCGGCCTGCCGACCAAGGCGCAGCTCGCCTTCCTGCTCGACCATGCCCGCGCCCGCGAAGCCGTCTGGACGGCGGCCGACCGCCAGGGGCTGGGAGCACGCGTCCAGGCGCTCGGGTTTGATGTGGTCGAGGTTGAGAGCCTGGCGGAGGCGCGCAGCGTCTATATCCGCCGGCCGGATCTCGGCCGTCGGCTTTCGGAACGCTCGCAGCAGGCTTTGCGGGCCGCGAAGGCCCAGCATGGTGCGGCGGATGTGGTGATCGTCGTCGGGGACGGATTGTCGTCGAGTGCCGTCGAGATCAATGCGGTGCCGCTCATCGAGGCATTATCGGGTTTGTTCCGGCAGAAGGGCCTGTCGCTCGCCCCGGTCGTGCTGGCCAGCCAGGCCCGCGTGGCGCTGGGCGATCCGGTCGGCGAGGCGCTCGCCGCCCGGGTCTCCGTCACACTGATCGGCGAGCGGCCCGGCCTCTCGGCGGCGGACAGCCTCGGGGCCTACATCACCTATGGTCCGAAGAGCGGCACGCCGGATTCGCGGCGCAACTGCGTTTCCAACATCCGTGACGGCGGCATGGCGATCCCCCTTGCCGCCGACGCGATCGCCGCGCTGGTGCGCAACATGCTTGCCACCGGCATCAGCGGCGTCGGGTTGAAGGATGCGGCGTCCAGGCTCGCATCGTTTTAG
- a CDS encoding ABC transporter permease: MFAVNFLMRRLMQGVVIIFLVSLLIFTLLRVVPGDPVRLMAGGMAPEALIEKIATDMGLRDPILVQFGRYMGGVVHGDLGQSFVRPANGAATGGATFNDSTRGERAKVFDLIFEALPMTLQLAAVTLVIALIFSAIVGISGGLAIGRWPDKVAFYVSSIFISLPNFWLGIVLALLFSVKLGWLPAIGYQGFGYTILPAIVLAVELSPVLIRTLVSSVSTQMMEPYVSVGRVRGLSRPRIIANHAIRNASVPLLNLLGVQFSSLLGGVIIVEYIFDYPGLGLLTINAVLQRDFPLIQGIAIVTSAIFVLINIIVDLAATTIDPRLEY; the protein is encoded by the coding sequence ATGTTCGCCGTCAATTTTCTGATGCGACGCCTGATGCAGGGCGTCGTCATCATCTTCCTTGTGTCGCTGCTGATCTTCACGCTCTTGCGGGTTGTTCCCGGTGATCCGGTTCGTCTCATGGCGGGCGGCATGGCGCCGGAAGCGCTGATCGAGAAGATCGCCACCGATATGGGGCTGCGTGACCCCATCCTGGTGCAGTTCGGACGCTATATGGGCGGCGTGGTCCATGGCGACCTCGGGCAATCCTTCGTTCGCCCGGCCAATGGCGCGGCGACGGGCGGCGCGACCTTCAATGACAGTACCCGCGGCGAACGGGCCAAGGTCTTCGACCTGATCTTCGAGGCGCTTCCCATGACGCTGCAGCTCGCGGCGGTCACGCTGGTGATCGCGCTGATCTTCTCGGCGATCGTCGGCATTAGCGGAGGCCTGGCGATCGGCCGCTGGCCTGACAAGGTGGCGTTCTACGTCTCCTCGATCTTCATATCGCTCCCCAATTTCTGGCTGGGGATCGTGCTGGCGCTGCTGTTCTCCGTCAAACTCGGCTGGCTGCCGGCGATCGGCTATCAGGGCTTCGGCTATACGATCCTGCCGGCAATCGTCCTGGCGGTCGAACTCTCGCCGGTGCTGATCCGCACGCTCGTCAGTTCCGTGTCGACCCAGATGATGGAACCCTATGTATCGGTCGGCCGCGTCCGCGGCCTCAGCCGTCCGAGGATCATCGCGAACCACGCGATCCGCAACGCCTCCGTGCCCTTGCTCAACCTGCTCGGCGTGCAGTTCTCGAGTCTTCTCGGCGGGGTGATCATCGTCGAATACATCTTCGACTATCCCGGCCTTGGCCTGCTCACGATCAATGCCGTGCTGCAGCGCGATTTCCCGCTCATCCAAGGCATTGCGATCGTCACCAGCGCGATCTTCGTCCTCATCAACATCATCGTCGATCTCGCCGCGACGACCATCGATCCGAGGCTCGAATACTGA
- a CDS encoding ethanolamine ammonia-lyase subunit EutB: MAYQTTIEQTVFRFDDLKQLMAKATPERSGDQLAGVAADGPVERLAAQMALADLPLKAFLAEELIPSDEDEVSRLIAEQHDAEAFSPIASLTVGEFREWLLKPETGQGQLEAVTFGLTPEMVAAVSKIMRVQDLISVASKREVVTRFRSTIGLRGRLSTRNQPNHPTDDTFGIAASAIDGLLMGSGDAVIGVNPATDATEDYIRIVTLLDELRARLAIPTQTCCLGHVTTAIRAIEKGAPVDLVFQSIAGSQKANDGFGVSLATLREAHEAVRSLKRGPPDANLMYFETGQGAALSADAHFGIDQQTMEVRAYAVARQFSPLLVNTVVGFIGPEYLFNGKQIIRAGLEDHFCAKLMGLPMGVDVCYTNHADADQEDMDMLLTLLCAANVNFVITVPGSDDIMLNYQSLSHHDAVYCRETLNRPPAPEFERWLREVGLIDPSGVLVDGPARLTSQISALRLLEA; the protein is encoded by the coding sequence ATGGCCTATCAGACGACGATCGAGCAGACGGTCTTCCGTTTCGACGACTTGAAGCAGTTGATGGCGAAGGCGACGCCGGAGCGGTCGGGCGACCAGTTGGCCGGCGTCGCGGCGGACGGCCCGGTCGAGCGGTTGGCGGCGCAGATGGCGCTGGCCGATCTGCCGTTGAAGGCGTTTTTGGCCGAGGAACTGATCCCGTCCGACGAAGACGAGGTGTCGCGGCTGATTGCCGAGCAGCATGACGCCGAGGCGTTTTCGCCCATCGCCTCGCTCACGGTGGGCGAATTCCGGGAATGGCTGCTGAAGCCCGAAACCGGGCAGGGGCAGCTGGAAGCCGTCACCTTCGGGTTGACGCCGGAAATGGTCGCCGCCGTCTCCAAGATCATGCGGGTGCAGGATCTGATCTCGGTCGCCTCCAAGCGCGAGGTCGTGACGCGCTTTCGCTCGACGATCGGGCTCAGGGGCCGGCTGTCGACCCGCAACCAGCCGAACCACCCGACCGACGATACCTTCGGGATTGCCGCTTCCGCCATCGACGGCTTGCTGATGGGCTCGGGCGATGCGGTGATCGGCGTCAATCCGGCGACCGATGCGACGGAGGACTATATCCGCATCGTCACGCTGCTGGACGAATTGCGCGCGCGGCTGGCGATCCCGACCCAGACCTGTTGCCTGGGCCATGTGACGACGGCGATCCGGGCGATCGAGAAAGGCGCGCCCGTCGATCTCGTCTTCCAGTCGATCGCCGGCTCGCAGAAGGCCAATGACGGGTTCGGGGTCAGCCTCGCCACGCTGCGGGAGGCGCATGAGGCCGTGCGCTCGCTCAAGCGCGGGCCGCCGGATGCCAATCTCATGTATTTCGAGACGGGGCAGGGGGCGGCGCTCTCGGCCGACGCGCATTTCGGCATCGACCAGCAGACGATGGAAGTGCGCGCCTATGCGGTGGCGCGGCAGTTCTCACCGCTGCTCGTCAACACCGTCGTTGGCTTCATCGGGCCGGAATATCTGTTCAATGGCAAACAGATCATCCGCGCCGGACTGGAGGATCACTTCTGCGCCAAGCTGATGGGCCTGCCGATGGGTGTCGATGTTTGCTACACCAACCATGCTGATGCCGATCAAGAAGACATGGATATGCTGTTGACGTTGCTCTGTGCGGCGAATGTCAACTTCGTCATCACCGTGCCCGGTTCCGACGACATCATGCTGAACTACCAGTCCTTGTCGCATCACGATGCCGTCTATTGCCGCGAGACGCTCAACCGGCCGCCCGCGCCGGAATTCGAGCGATGGCTGCGTGAGGTCGGGCTGATCGATCCGAGCGGCGTGCTGGTGGACGGGCCGGCCCGCCTGACGAGCCAGATCTCCGCGCTCCGCCTGCTCGAAGCATGA
- a CDS encoding phosphotransferase — protein sequence MKALGSPETSLEARAEQALAAFSVVNTGAATYEPAMPAVASPSYHAVESRTFAVAPAGAEATHFLRLGLEEVADLADGETAFAAARRLHALGFSPEVMGHDPGTGSMLFARLGEGWRAARIDDLIPEARVTRLIAMQKAIGQGEPFGRPWSVFDGVAQLRQILGDDVDLPDDVDWMLAWMASIREAIEASGVDLKPAHGDPHSSNVMLGPDGAMQLVDFDMAGDVDPYYQLGAQMNELYQFDSQMKPLLEMHDGAFSERAFNRCRAYAAADDLYWALRSLVLELRSPRRGVEFLKYAGWRFLRCRMLLGHPDFEGRLRTL from the coding sequence ATGAAAGCCCTGGGGTCTCCCGAGACTTCTCTGGAGGCGCGCGCGGAGCAGGCGCTTGCCGCCTTCTCCGTCGTGAACACGGGCGCGGCGACATACGAGCCGGCGATGCCGGCGGTGGCGTCGCCCTCCTATCACGCCGTCGAATCCCGGACCTTCGCCGTGGCCCCGGCCGGCGCGGAGGCGACGCATTTCCTCCGCCTCGGGCTTGAGGAAGTTGCCGATCTGGCGGACGGCGAGACCGCCTTTGCCGCAGCGAGGCGCCTTCATGCGCTGGGGTTCTCACCCGAGGTAATGGGCCACGATCCCGGGACGGGCAGCATGCTCTTTGCCCGACTGGGCGAAGGCTGGCGGGCGGCCCGGATCGACGACCTCATTCCCGAGGCGCGGGTGACCCGCCTGATCGCGATGCAAAAGGCGATCGGTCAGGGAGAGCCCTTCGGTCGCCCATGGTCCGTCTTCGACGGTGTCGCGCAGCTCCGGCAGATCCTCGGCGACGATGTCGACCTGCCGGATGATGTGGACTGGATGCTCGCCTGGATGGCGTCGATCCGGGAGGCAATCGAGGCCTCGGGCGTGGATCTCAAGCCGGCGCATGGCGACCCGCATTCTTCCAACGTCATGCTCGGCCCCGATGGCGCGATGCAACTCGTCGATTTCGACATGGCCGGAGACGTCGATCCCTACTACCAGCTCGGGGCGCAGATGAACGAACTCTACCAGTTCGACAGCCAGATGAAGCCGTTGCTGGAAATGCATGACGGTGCGTTCTCGGAGAGGGCCTTCAACCGTTGCCGGGCCTATGCGGCGGCTGACGATCTCTACTGGGCGCTGCGCAGTCTCGTGCTCGAATTGCGCTCGCCGCGGCGCGGCGTCGAGTTCCTGAAATATGCCGGCTGGCGCTTCCTTCGCTGCCGGATGCTGCTGGGTCACCCGGACTTCGAAGGGCGGCTGCGCACTCTCTGA
- the hisN gene encoding histidinol-phosphatase, with amino-acid sequence MPEVDISPAEADTYAAFAAELADAARPLALSYFRTPLEIISKLDESPVTIADRAIERHLRERIEARFPEHGIYGEEMGVKEGNAFTWVLDPIDGTKSFITGFPLFGTLISLTHDSKPFCGLIDIPATGERWEGGPGGTAFAGAVARTSGCEALADARFYTTSPDMFSGGEIELYSALSAAARMRRFGGDCYIYGLLASGHCDLVLETALQPYDYMALVPVVRGAGGCITDWQGNALSIHSEGRVLASASPQLHDEALSFLNR; translated from the coding sequence ATGCCTGAAGTCGATATCAGCCCGGCGGAAGCCGATACCTATGCCGCGTTCGCGGCCGAGCTTGCCGACGCGGCGCGGCCACTCGCCCTGTCTTACTTCCGCACGCCGCTCGAAATCATCTCGAAGCTCGACGAAAGCCCGGTGACGATCGCGGACCGGGCGATCGAGAGGCATCTGCGGGAGAGGATCGAGGCACGTTTTCCCGAGCACGGCATCTACGGCGAGGAGATGGGCGTGAAGGAAGGCAATGCTTTCACCTGGGTTCTCGATCCGATCGACGGGACGAAGAGCTTCATTACCGGGTTTCCGCTCTTCGGCACGCTGATCTCGCTGACCCATGACAGCAAGCCTTTCTGCGGGCTGATCGACATACCGGCAACCGGCGAGCGTTGGGAGGGCGGTCCGGGAGGGACGGCTTTCGCAGGGGCGGTCGCCCGGACGAGCGGCTGCGAAGCCCTCGCCGACGCCCGCTTCTATACGACCTCACCCGACATGTTTTCAGGCGGCGAAATCGAGCTTTACAGCGCCCTCTCGGCCGCGGCGCGAATGCGCCGTTTCGGCGGAGATTGCTATATCTACGGTCTGCTGGCATCCGGACATTGCGATCTCGTCCTCGAGACGGCTCTGCAGCCCTATGACTACATGGCCCTGGTGCCGGTCGTGCGGGGCGCCGGCGGCTGCATCACGGATTGGCAAGGAAACGCGCTTTCCATTCATTCGGAAGGCCGGGTGCTGGCCTCGGCGTCACCGCAGCTTCACGACGAAGCGCTAAGCTTCCTCAACCGGTGA
- a CDS encoding Zn-dependent hydrolase, whose amino-acid sequence MPDVSSSSQAPIDAERLQEMMEAVSTFGGGPDGSMTRLTLSQEDGMARDWLGRWFSANGFEQAIDAIGNQFGKMTLAGANAPVVMVGSHIDSQPNGGRFDGAFGVVAACEAILAVSERLKAENRLSACNFQVVNWTNEEGARFQPSLLGSSVFSGAAELDWALDRRDGDGISVRESLDAIGYAGTDKVAIPDALIELHVEGSSTLEDAGEKFGIFTGFWGATKYRLAFLGLQAHTGPTPMAIRKDALLAAAYLIGDLKQIAGEHGLDLHTSVGRLEVYPNSPNVVPAEAVLFIELRSGSPEILAEAERKLKARIEEAALKAGVGFEVRSIDRRKAGTFARGLIELAERAAAGRGETARHLATIGGHDAVAMSGVCPSVVIAVPSRDGVIHHPTEYTSPEDQAFGTQVLADMLYRIACEGLQEVERSEAVA is encoded by the coding sequence ATGCCTGACGTCTCTTCTTCCTCCCAAGCCCCGATCGACGCCGAACGCCTCCAGGAAATGATGGAGGCGGTTTCTACCTTCGGCGGCGGCCCTGACGGCTCGATGACGCGCCTCACGCTCAGCCAGGAAGACGGCATGGCGCGGGATTGGCTCGGCCGGTGGTTTTCCGCCAACGGCTTCGAGCAGGCCATCGACGCCATCGGCAACCAGTTCGGCAAGATGACGCTTGCCGGCGCCAACGCGCCTGTCGTCATGGTCGGCTCGCATATCGACAGCCAGCCGAACGGCGGCCGTTTCGACGGTGCCTTTGGCGTCGTCGCCGCCTGCGAGGCGATCCTCGCGGTCTCGGAGCGCCTGAAGGCAGAAAACCGCCTCTCGGCCTGCAATTTCCAGGTCGTCAACTGGACGAACGAGGAGGGCGCGCGCTTCCAGCCCAGCCTTCTCGGCAGCAGCGTCTTCTCCGGCGCCGCCGAGCTCGACTGGGCGCTCGATCGCCGGGATGGCGACGGCATTTCCGTGCGCGAGTCGCTCGATGCGATCGGCTATGCCGGCACGGACAAGGTGGCCATTCCCGACGCCCTGATCGAACTGCATGTCGAGGGCAGTTCGACGCTCGAGGATGCCGGCGAGAAGTTCGGCATCTTCACCGGCTTCTGGGGCGCCACCAAATATCGCCTCGCGTTTCTCGGGCTGCAGGCGCACACCGGTCCGACGCCCATGGCGATCCGCAAGGATGCCCTGCTCGCCGCGGCCTATCTCATCGGCGACCTCAAGCAGATCGCGGGCGAGCATGGTCTCGACCTGCACACCTCGGTCGGCCGCCTCGAAGTCTATCCCAATTCGCCGAACGTCGTGCCGGCGGAGGCGGTGCTCTTCATCGAGCTGCGCTCCGGTTCGCCGGAAATCCTCGCGGAAGCCGAGCGCAAGCTGAAGGCCCGGATCGAGGAGGCGGCGCTGAAGGCCGGCGTCGGCTTCGAGGTCCGCTCGATCGATCGCCGCAAGGCCGGGACGTTCGCGCGCGGCCTGATCGAGCTCGCGGAGAGGGCCGCGGCCGGTCGCGGCGAGACGGCCCGGCACCTCGCGACCATCGGTGGCCATGACGCGGTCGCCATGTCGGGCGTCTGTCCGTCCGTGGTGATCGCCGTCCCGAGCCGGGATGGCGTCATCCATCATCCGACCGAATATACCTCGCCGGAGGACCAGGCGTTCGGAACGCAGGTCCTCGCGGACATGCTCTACCGGATCGCCTGCGAAGGGCTCCAGGAAGTCGAGCGCAGCGAGGCTGTCGCATGA
- a CDS encoding phosphotransferase has product MNEVGMARSDAERAVEAAIVQVEAWKGRRLRYSPVSGGISNTNFRIEVEGDDLGYFLKIPGRGTEMFIDRKAAAAASKQAEAIGVGPRTFDYLDHFGIEIAEFIDGRRPSTHHDFADPAIRDEAVRIYRQFHAAPALPLTKTVFDMIEEHYAQVRELGGYWPLDHGWLYRSYRQAREALEASGLDLVPCFNDPMPGNFLIGEDKTIKLIDFEYASNNERLYDLAIWSSEVFYSEDVERAIIEEYFGRYDKGLHARLIVHKALADIKWSTWSMVQNRISTLDFDFYKYGIWKHMRARSIIGDPRWPLFLKAL; this is encoded by the coding sequence ATGAACGAAGTGGGAATGGCCAGGTCCGATGCCGAGCGCGCGGTCGAGGCTGCCATCGTCCAGGTGGAAGCCTGGAAAGGGCGCCGCCTGCGATACAGTCCGGTCTCAGGCGGCATCAGCAACACGAATTTCCGCATCGAGGTCGAAGGCGACGACCTCGGCTATTTCCTGAAGATACCCGGTCGTGGCACGGAAATGTTCATCGACCGCAAGGCCGCCGCGGCCGCGAGCAAACAGGCAGAGGCGATCGGAGTGGGCCCGCGAACCTTTGACTATCTCGACCATTTCGGTATCGAGATCGCCGAATTCATCGACGGTCGCCGGCCCTCGACGCACCACGACTTTGCCGACCCGGCGATCCGCGACGAGGCGGTCCGCATCTACCGCCAGTTCCACGCGGCTCCCGCGCTGCCGTTGACGAAGACCGTCTTCGACATGATCGAGGAGCACTATGCGCAGGTTCGCGAACTGGGCGGCTACTGGCCGCTCGACCATGGCTGGCTTTATCGATCCTACCGACAGGCGCGCGAGGCGCTGGAGGCCTCGGGCCTGGATCTCGTGCCGTGCTTCAACGATCCCATGCCGGGGAATTTCCTGATCGGCGAGGACAAGACGATCAAGCTGATCGATTTCGAATACGCCTCGAACAACGAACGTCTTTACGATCTGGCGATCTGGAGTAGCGAAGTCTTCTACTCCGAAGACGTCGAGCGCGCGATTATCGAGGAATATTTCGGTCGCTACGACAAGGGCCTGCACGCCCGTCTCATAGTCCATAAGGCGCTCGCGGACATCAAGTGGAGCACCTGGTCGATGGTCCAGAACCGGATTTCGACGCTGGATTTCGATTTCTACAAATACGGAATCTGGAAACACATGCGCGCCCGCTCGATCATTGGCGATCCCCGCTGGCCGCTGTTCCTGAAAGCACTGTAA